The following are encoded together in the Lytechinus variegatus isolate NC3 chromosome 19, Lvar_3.0, whole genome shotgun sequence genome:
- the LOC121406270 gene encoding deleted in malignant brain tumors 1 protein-like, translating into MLGFASATTHYCCAKFGEGSSERKLKVYCEGNEANITDCDHYFASEPVDPVYSSDSRYYCEHNEDVGLECDPGTAWNNPHDIRLVGGATPFEGRVEIYYEDAWTTVCDEGIRNEEANVLCQMLGHIGASSFHCCGAFGRGASENMIRDVRCEGNEANITDCKFDHGVEQPGYSSSDYRGVYCDHSDDLGLVCIPADIRIHDGSKRPGHQKGRVELAQNLQWKAFCAESMDFNLAIVLCRMLGEHTAKSFYDIELLDHEEAAVLNITYSCQGTENNVGDCEQQNRTILNCSRERWVSGITCVSLPVRLVSRNNDEGRVEVYHGISWSAISYSSWNSRAADVVCRMLGYAGATAAYRDEELYEAPSVNVLLERVICNGTEINIAHCNMSEFGRLTYSPDGYAAARCQGEMDVPIRLQGSEDTNSGRVEIFYYGSWGTICATGDLIRTTGNEHYAMNIANVLCRMLGFPRALSYECCGQYGHGTGGIYLDTLKCSGKEANVLECPKSDQGLHRRCNHFMDLGVTCQPKVDYRIRLLGGPSPLEGRVEVKSDASGTWGTVCDDNWDLTDSNVVCRMLGYERAESYSCGLYEKTSKRRPILLDEVECDGTETNIGHCRVHYRHDCSHDEDVEVKCVDWTTSASSTQSNTKKITDTGENLARNSEVTSSAMPPWTVPTKRTFGRFHTFRMGQFENNL; encoded by the exons ATGCTTGGATTCGCCTCGGCCACTACGCATTACTGTTGCGCAAAATTCGGCGAAGGATCGTCAGAACGAAAATTAAAGGTATACTGTGAGGGGAATGAGGCTAATATCACGGACTGTGACCATTACTTTGCATCGGAGCCAGTTGACCCGGTTTATTCTTCCGACTCGAGGTACTATTGTGAGCATAATGAAGACGTTGGTCTGGAGTGCGACCCGG GAACCGCTTGGAACAACCCTCATGACATTCGACTAGTTGGTGGTGCAACTCCATTCGAGGGGCGGGTTGAGATTTACTACGAGGACGCTTGGACGACGGTATGCGACGAAGGGATCCGCAATGAAGAGGCCAACGTCCTTTGTCAGATGCTGGGGCACATAGGGGCCAGCAGCTTCCACTGCTGCGGGGCATTTGGTCGAGGGGCTTCGGAAAATATGATACGGGATGTGCGATGTGAAGGGAATGAAGCGAATATCACGGATTGCAAATTTGACCATGGTGTGGAACAACCGGGTTACTCCTCTTCAGATTATAGAGGGGTTTACTGTGATCATTCTGATGATCTGGGACTAGTGTGCATACCAG CTGATATTCGTATTCATGATGGATCAAAGCGTCCTGGTCACCAAAAGGGCAGAGTGGAACTGGCACAGAACCTCCAATGGAAGGCTTTCTGTGCCGAATCCATGGACTTTAACCTTGCCATCGTCCTTTGCCGGATGCTTGGAGAACATACAGCTAAATCCTTCTATGATATCGAGTTGTTGGACCATGAAGAGGCCGCTGTCCTTAACATCACTTATTCGTGCCAGGGAACAGAAAACAACGTCGGTGACTGCGAGCAACAGAACAGGACCATTCTTAATTGCAGTCGGGAACGATGGGTGTCAGGGATCACGTGCGTCAGTT TGCCAGTCCGCCTCGTCTCTAGAAATAATGATGAGGGAAGAGTTGAAGTATACCATGGAATATCTTGGTCTGCTATCTCCTATTCCTCCTGGAACTCCCGCGCTGCCGATGTTGTCTGTCGCATGCTCGGCTACGCCGGCGCTACTGCAGCGTACCGGGATGAAGAACTGTATGAAGCGCCCTCTGTGAATGTTCTGTTGGAGAGAGTCATCTGTAACGGAACAGAAATAAATATTGCCCATTGCAACATGTCGGAGTTTGGGAGGTTGACTTACAGCCCAGACGGATATGCAGCCGCAAGGTGTCAAGGAGAGA TGGATGTCCCAATCAGACTACAAGGAAGCGAAGACACAAATTCGGGAAGGGTCGAAATATTCTACTACGGATCTTGGGGTACAATCTGCGCAACTGGCGACCTAATTAGGACGACCGGAAATGAGCACTACGCCATGAACATCGCAAACGTCCTTTGTAGGATGCTTGGGTTCCCGAGGGCGTTGTCCTACGAGTGCTGCGGTCAGTACGGACATGGGACCGGAGGAATCTACCTGGACACCCTTAAATGCAGTGGCAAGGAAGCCAACGTTCTGGAATGCCCAAAGAGCGACCAAGGATTGCACAGGAGATGCAACCACTTTATGGACCTCGGAGTCACTTGCCAGCCAAAAG TTGACTATCGCATCCGGCTTCTTGGTGGACCATCCCCACTGGAGGGCAGGGTTGAAGTGAAGTCAGACGCCTCTGGCACTTGGGGGACAGTGTGCGACGACAACTGGGATTTGACAGACTCCAACGTAGTCTGCAGGATGCTCGGCTATGAGCGGGCGGAAAGCTACTCCTGCGGTCTGTATGAGAAGACGTCCAAACGTAGACCTATCCTCCTTGACGAGGTCGAATGTGATGGGACAGAGACGAACATCGGACATTGCAGAGTTCATTATCGGCATGATTGCTCACATGACGAGGACGTCGAAGTGAAATGTGTCGACTGGACTACATCCGCGTCTTCAACCCAAAGTAacacaaagaaaataacag